One Ignisphaera sp. DNA window includes the following coding sequences:
- a CDS encoding 50S ribosomal protein L24e, whose product MVSKHVCSYCGRSVEPGTGLMFVQNDGSIIWFCSSKCYKNYRLGRDPKKLPWTRLYLGRR is encoded by the coding sequence ATGGTTTCAAAACATGTTTGTAGCTATTGTGGAAGAAGTGTAGAACCTGGTACAGGGCTGATGTTCGTACAGAACGATGGTAGCATAATATGGTTCTGCTCTAGTAAATGTTATAAAAACTATCGATTAGGTAGAGATCCGAAGAAATTGCCGTGGACTAGACTGTATCTTGGCAGGAGATAG
- the infB gene encoding translation initiation factor IF-2: MSIVSTAKRLRQPIVAVLGHVDHGKTTLLDKIRGTAVVKKEAGEMTQHIGASNIPISVIEKVTEPLKRIIPIKLTIPGLLFIDTPGHELFSNLRRRGGSVADIAILVIDVNEGVMPQTVESIEILKSRKVPFVIAANKIDKIHGWKPNPDNPISISLRKQDQAVVKRLENLLYKLIAQLSNYGISADMFERVRDFLATVPIVPVSAKTGEGIAELLAVVAGMAQKYVGDKLLYAEGPGKGVVLEVKEQPGYGTAIDVILYDGIIQERDLIVLAGVNGPITTRVRAILMPKTMTDIRVAKTELRTVESVSAAAGIRIVAPGLEDALAGSPLYVVSQESEVDNYKKLVQEEVETVRFRKDINGVVVKADTLGTLEAIIYALTKNGIQIRIADVGPLTRRDVIEASLVAKTDKYLGVILLFNTKPLPEAEELVKKEGIRIFSNNIVYRLIEEYMQWVENEKKMELQKEFEMLIPPGKIKILPGFVFRRSDPAIVGVEVIGGLIKPGNPIMRADGKRIGEILQIQHMGQTLKEARMGQEVAISIRGNVMVGRHIHEGDILYTDIPLEHAKLLTTKFRSMLTSDSIEVLKEILKIKASKEPEYMFLLKNL; encoded by the coding sequence GTGTCAATAGTGAGTACAGCAAAAAGACTTAGACAACCTATAGTAGCTGTTCTTGGACATGTCGATCATGGGAAAACAACGCTATTAGATAAAATTAGAGGTACAGCTGTTGTAAAAAAAGAAGCTGGTGAAATGACGCAACATATAGGCGCTAGTAACATTCCAATATCAGTTATTGAAAAGGTTACAGAGCCTCTCAAAAGAATCATACCCATTAAACTAACTATACCTGGGTTACTGTTCATTGATACCCCAGGTCATGAATTATTCTCTAATCTTAGGAGAAGAGGGGGAAGCGTTGCTGACATAGCAATCCTTGTGATAGACGTAAACGAAGGTGTAATGCCCCAAACCGTGGAAAGCATAGAGATATTGAAGTCTAGAAAAGTCCCCTTTGTTATAGCTGCTAACAAAATAGATAAGATACATGGCTGGAAACCGAATCCTGATAACCCAATTTCCATAAGCTTGAGAAAACAGGATCAAGCAGTTGTTAAGAGATTGGAAAATTTGCTCTATAAACTGATTGCCCAATTATCAAACTATGGAATCTCTGCCGACATGTTTGAAAGAGTCAGGGACTTCTTGGCTACAGTACCAATCGTACCTGTATCGGCTAAGACAGGCGAAGGCATTGCAGAGCTTTTGGCTGTTGTAGCTGGAATGGCTCAAAAGTATGTTGGTGATAAGCTTTTATATGCCGAGGGCCCTGGAAAGGGTGTTGTGCTTGAGGTTAAGGAACAGCCAGGATATGGAACAGCTATAGACGTTATTCTATATGACGGTATCATACAAGAAAGGGATTTAATAGTCTTAGCTGGAGTCAATGGACCTATAACTACAAGGGTAAGAGCCATTCTAATGCCAAAGACTATGACTGACATAAGAGTTGCTAAAACAGAGCTTAGAACAGTGGAATCAGTATCAGCTGCAGCAGGCATTAGAATAGTAGCGCCCGGACTGGAAGATGCTCTGGCAGGGTCTCCGCTTTATGTAGTTTCACAAGAAAGTGAAGTTGATAATTACAAGAAACTTGTACAAGAAGAGGTTGAGACAGTGCGATTCAGAAAAGATATTAATGGTGTTGTAGTTAAAGCTGATACGCTCGGAACCCTAGAAGCCATAATATATGCCCTCACCAAAAATGGGATCCAAATTCGCATAGCTGATGTAGGGCCGTTAACAAGAAGGGATGTTATTGAGGCATCGCTTGTTGCAAAAACAGATAAATATCTTGGTGTAATTCTACTCTTTAACACGAAGCCCTTGCCAGAGGCCGAAGAACTTGTTAAAAAAGAGGGTATAAGGATATTCTCAAATAACATCGTATATAGACTCATAGAAGAGTATATGCAGTGGGTAGAAAATGAAAAGAAGATGGAGCTACAAAAAGAATTTGAAATGTTGATACCACCAGGAAAAATAAAAATCCTACCAGGTTTTGTATTCAGGAGAAGTGACCCAGCAATAGTTGGAGTAGAAGTTATCGGGGGATTGATAAAACCTGGTAATCCTATTATGAGAGCTGATGGAAAAAGAATTGGTGAAATACTTCAGATTCAGCACATGGGCCAAACTTTAAAAGAGGCTAGGATGGGCCAAGAGGTTGCGATATCCATTAGGGGAAATGTTATGGTTGGACGCCACATTCACGAAGGAGATATTCTATACACAGATATTCCACTAGAGCACGCAAAGTTATTGACAACAAAGTTTAGATCGATGCTTACATCAGATAGTATTGAAGTACTTAAAGAGATTCTAAAGATTAAAGCATCTAAAGAGCCAGAATACATGTTCCTACTAAAGAACTTGTAG